GCGCTCGTGCGGCACCTCGGGTTGCTCATGGTGGGAGAGGTCCGTATCCGCCACAAGGCGTTGATTCGCGAGCCTCACAAGGGTTCGCGGGGGATGAGCGGGTCCGAGCCGCGCACGGAACCTCGGCGGCTGGTGGAGCTGAGCCATGTCATCCGCCATGGAATGGTCACCTACCCGGGGCTTCCAGGTCCGGAAATAACCGAGCACCTGACGCGGGAGTCCTCACGGGCTCGCTATGCGGAGGGCACCGAGTTCCACATCGGTCGCATCTCGATGGTCGCGAACACGGGCACGTACCTCGACACGCCATTCCATCGATTCGCTGGGGGCGCGGACCTCGCGGCGATTCCTCTCGGGAAGGTGGCCGACCTGCCGGGCCTCGTGGTGCGTGTGAATGACAGTCGCGACCGCGCCATCAACCGGAACGTGTTCCCGCCGTACGACGTGCGGGGTCGCGCGGTACTCGTGCACACGGGCTGGGACCGGCACTGGGGCACCGAGCGTTACGGTACCGACGCACCATTCCTCACCCGCGACGCGGCGGTCTGGCTGGCCGAGCAGGGAGCTGGGCTCGTTGGCATCGACTCGGTCAACATCGATGACATGGGAGATGCCACGCGGCCCGCACACACGCGGTTGCTCGAGGCAGGCATTCCCATCGTCGAGCACCTGTGTGGGCTGGAGCAGCTTTCCACGGACGGATTCCGGTTCCACGCCGCGCCCCCACGGGTTCACGAAATGGGCACGTTTCCGGTGCGTGCATATGCGGTCGTGAACGGCGGAGCCTCCAAGGGCGAGTGAGGCGGGTATCTCCACATGGGCCTCCGCACCCTCCGCGCGCTAACGCGGCCCGAGCCCCTTCCAGGAGCCGGTGGCGCCGAGCTGCGGAGCGGGCTGCGCCTCGGACCATCGCAACGGCACGCCGTCCTCGATCCACGTGCCTTCCGTGACGCGGAAGCGCAGGAGCCGCTCCG
The Archangium lipolyticum genome window above contains:
- a CDS encoding cyclase family protein, producing the protein MTGQWRVQFDAKVEFQNGGWLEVEGFRLDIPGTEIDDDALAVALVRHLGLLMVGEVRIRHKALIREPHKGSRGMSGSEPRTEPRRLVELSHVIRHGMVTYPGLPGPEITEHLTRESSRARYAEGTEFHIGRISMVANTGTYLDTPFHRFAGGADLAAIPLGKVADLPGLVVRVNDSRDRAINRNVFPPYDVRGRAVLVHTGWDRHWGTERYGTDAPFLTRDAAVWLAEQGAGLVGIDSVNIDDMGDATRPAHTRLLEAGIPIVEHLCGLEQLSTDGFRFHAAPPRVHEMGTFPVRAYAVVNGGASKGE